The following are encoded in a window of Bradyrhizobium sp. WBOS07 genomic DNA:
- a CDS encoding tripartite tricarboxylate transporter substrate binding protein, giving the protein MPKTFSRRRVLTAAAGLSAAAILPRSSLADWKPTETVRLVVPAAAGGSTDVMGRLLAAHLQNAWGQSAVVENRSGGGGTIGTAEVVRAKPDGHTILVGNPGPNAIAYSIFKNLSYKPDQLQPVSNMIRIPNIVSAHPKTGIKSIPELIAYLKANPDKLSYASSGVGQSPHLTGAWFLQLTGLKMTHIPFRGAGPALQAALAGDIQILFDNLYPSLPQVQNGTLNGLCVTTTERSELAPNLPTMRESAPELANFDVSSWFCVFLPKGVSPEVLNALNLQIKAMLERDDVKKQIAAMGARADYGTPQQFAAFVDAETKKFAGIIQKEGLQMDVQ; this is encoded by the coding sequence GTGCCTAAGACTTTTTCCCGACGTCGCGTGCTTACCGCTGCTGCCGGCCTTTCGGCCGCAGCGATCCTGCCGCGATCGAGCCTTGCGGACTGGAAGCCGACCGAAACCGTCCGTCTGGTCGTGCCGGCCGCAGCCGGCGGCTCGACCGACGTGATGGGCCGGCTTCTGGCCGCGCATCTGCAAAACGCGTGGGGCCAGTCGGCCGTCGTGGAAAACCGCTCCGGCGGCGGCGGCACTATCGGCACGGCCGAGGTGGTCCGCGCCAAGCCTGACGGCCACACCATCCTGGTCGGCAATCCCGGCCCGAACGCGATCGCCTACAGCATCTTCAAGAATCTCTCCTACAAGCCGGACCAGCTTCAGCCGGTCTCCAACATGATCCGGATTCCGAACATCGTGTCGGCGCATCCGAAGACCGGCATCAAGTCGATCCCCGAGTTGATCGCCTATCTCAAGGCCAATCCGGACAAGCTCAGCTACGCCTCCTCCGGCGTCGGTCAGAGCCCTCACCTCACCGGCGCCTGGTTTCTCCAGCTCACCGGACTGAAGATGACGCACATCCCGTTCCGCGGCGCCGGCCCCGCGCTCCAGGCCGCGCTTGCCGGCGACATCCAGATCCTGTTCGACAATCTCTATCCGAGCCTGCCGCAGGTGCAGAACGGCACGCTCAACGGCCTCTGCGTCACCACGACCGAACGCAGCGAGCTCGCGCCGAACCTACCGACCATGCGCGAGAGCGCGCCGGAGCTGGCGAACTTCGACGTGTCCTCCTGGTTCTGCGTCTTCCTGCCGAAGGGCGTCTCGCCGGAGGTGCTGAACGCGCTCAATCTCCAGATCAAGGCGATGCTCGAGCGCGACGACGTCAAGAAGCAGATCGCCGCCATGGGCGCGCGCGCCGACTACGGCACGCCGCAGCAATTCGCCGCCTTCGTGGACGCCGAGACCAAGAAGTTCGCCGGCATCATCCAGAAGGAAGGGCTGCAGATGGACGTGCAGTAG
- a CDS encoding outer membrane protein assembly factor BamE, with protein sequence MTTTNQTSLRANTRRGLHARWRALRMLAAATLVGAALAGCTGEQFQKGYILPPGALEQIPIGASQDQVLIVMGTPSTVATLDGEVFYYISQRSERVVAFMNQKVVDQRVIAVYFDKNRRVRRLANYGLQDGKIFDFISRTTPTSGQEMSYLTPLFKLLSFN encoded by the coding sequence ATGACGACAACGAACCAGACCAGCCTGCGCGCGAACACGCGGCGCGGCCTCCATGCACGCTGGCGCGCCTTGCGCATGCTCGCCGCCGCCACCCTGGTCGGCGCTGCGCTGGCGGGCTGCACCGGCGAGCAATTCCAGAAGGGTTACATCCTGCCGCCCGGCGCGCTGGAGCAGATTCCGATCGGCGCGAGCCAGGACCAGGTGCTGATCGTGATGGGCACGCCCTCCACCGTCGCCACGCTCGACGGCGAAGTCTTCTACTACATCTCGCAGCGCTCGGAGCGCGTGGTCGCTTTCATGAACCAGAAGGTGGTCGACCAGCGCGTGATCGCGGTCTATTTCGATAAGAACCGGCGCGTGCGGCGGCTGGCGAATTACGGCCTGCAGGACGGCAAGATCTTCGACTTCATCAGCCGCACCACGCCGACGTCGGGTCAGGAGATGAGCTACCTCACGCCGCTGTTCAAGCTGCTCAGCTTCAACTGA
- a CDS encoding sodium-translocating pyrophosphatase produces MTALWLIVLCGVLSVVYAIWATSSVLSADAGSPRMQEIAGAVREGAQAYLRRQYTTIGIVGIVIFVLLAYFLGLYVAIGFAIGAILSGAAGFIGMNVSVRANVRTAQAATTSLAGGLELAFKAGAITGLLVAGLALLGVTLYFAFLVHSLKLAPDSRVVVDALVALGFGASLISIFARLGGGIFTKGADVGGDLVGKVEAGIPEDDPRNPATIADNVGDNVGDCAGMAADLFETYAVTAVATMVLAAIFFAKTPILASMMTLPLAIGGICIITSIIGTFFVKLGPSQSIMGALYKGLIATGVLSLIGIALVIYYLIGFGKLEGVSYTGMALFECGVVGLVVTALIIWITEYYTGTDYRPVKSIAQASVTGHGTNVIQGLAISMEATALPAIVIIAGILVTYSLAGLFGIAIATATMLALAGMIVALDAFGPVTDNAGGIAEMAGLPKEVRKSTDALDAVGNTTKAVTKGYAIGSAGLGALVLFAAYNEDLKFFVAGSAQHPYFAGVNPDFSLNNPYVVVGLLFGGLLPYLFGAMGMTAVGRAASAIVEEVRRQFREKPGIMQGTDKPDYGKAVDLLTKAAIKEMIIPSLLPVLSPIVVYFVIYFIAGGGAVGKSAAFSAVGAMLLGVIVTGLFVAISMTSGGGAWDNAKKYIEDGHFGGKGSDAHKSAVTGDTVGDPYKDTAGPAVNPMIKITNIVALLLLAILAH; encoded by the coding sequence TGCGTGAGGGCGCACAGGCCTATCTGCGGCGCCAGTACACCACGATCGGTATCGTCGGCATCGTCATCTTCGTGCTGCTTGCCTATTTCCTCGGTCTCTATGTCGCGATTGGTTTTGCCATCGGCGCCATCCTGTCGGGAGCGGCCGGCTTCATCGGCATGAACGTCTCGGTCCGCGCCAATGTGCGCACCGCCCAGGCCGCGACGACGTCGCTCGCCGGCGGCCTCGAGCTCGCCTTCAAGGCGGGCGCGATCACCGGCCTTCTGGTGGCGGGTCTCGCACTGCTGGGGGTGACGCTTTATTTTGCCTTCCTGGTCCATTCGCTGAAGCTCGCGCCTGACAGCCGTGTCGTGGTCGATGCCCTGGTGGCGCTCGGCTTCGGCGCCTCGCTGATCTCGATCTTCGCCCGTCTCGGCGGCGGCATCTTCACCAAGGGTGCGGATGTCGGCGGTGATCTCGTCGGCAAGGTCGAGGCCGGCATTCCCGAGGACGATCCGCGCAATCCGGCGACCATCGCCGACAACGTCGGCGACAATGTCGGCGACTGCGCCGGCATGGCCGCCGACCTGTTCGAGACCTATGCGGTGACCGCGGTCGCCACCATGGTGCTGGCGGCGATCTTCTTCGCCAAGACACCGATCCTCGCCAGCATGATGACGCTGCCGCTCGCGATCGGCGGCATCTGCATCATCACCTCGATCATCGGCACCTTCTTCGTCAAGCTCGGGCCGAGCCAGTCGATCATGGGCGCGCTCTACAAGGGCCTGATCGCAACCGGCGTGCTGTCGCTGATCGGCATCGCGCTGGTGATTTACTACCTGATCGGCTTCGGCAAGCTCGAGGGCGTCAGCTACACCGGCATGGCGTTGTTCGAGTGCGGCGTGGTCGGCCTCGTCGTCACCGCGCTGATCATCTGGATCACCGAGTACTACACGGGCACCGACTACCGTCCGGTAAAGTCGATCGCCCAGGCCTCGGTGACCGGCCACGGCACCAACGTGATCCAGGGCCTCGCCATCTCCATGGAAGCGACTGCGTTGCCCGCGATCGTCATCATCGCCGGCATCCTGGTGACCTACAGCCTCGCCGGGCTGTTCGGCATCGCGATCGCGACCGCCACCATGCTGGCGCTGGCCGGCATGATCGTCGCCCTCGACGCCTTCGGCCCCGTCACCGACAATGCCGGCGGCATTGCCGAGATGGCGGGACTGCCCAAGGAGGTGCGCAAGTCGACCGACGCGCTCGATGCGGTCGGCAACACCACCAAGGCGGTGACCAAAGGCTACGCGATCGGCTCAGCCGGTCTCGGTGCTCTCGTGCTGTTCGCGGCCTACAACGAGGATCTCAAGTTCTTCGTCGCCGGCTCCGCACAGCATCCCTACTTCGCCGGCGTCAACCCGGACTTCTCGCTCAACAACCCCTACGTCGTGGTGGGTCTGCTGTTCGGTGGTCTGTTGCCGTATCTGTTCGGCGCGATGGGCATGACGGCGGTGGGACGCGCCGCCAGCGCGATCGTCGAGGAGGTGCGGCGTCAGTTCCGCGAGAAGCCGGGCATCATGCAGGGCACCGACAAGCCTGACTACGGCAAGGCGGTCGACCTGCTGACGAAGGCGGCGATCAAGGAGATGATCATCCCCTCGCTGCTGCCGGTGCTGTCGCCGATCGTCGTCTACTTCGTGATCTACTTCATCGCGGGCGGCGGCGCGGTCGGCAAGTCGGCGGCGTTCTCCGCGGTCGGTGCCATGCTGCTCGGCGTGATCGTAACGGGCCTGTTCGTCGCGATCTCCATGACCTCGGGCGGCGGCGCCTGGGACAACGCCAAGAAGTACATCGAAGACGGTCATTTCGGCGGCAAGGGCTCGGATGCCCACAAGTCGGCGGTAACAGGCGACACCGTCGGCGATCCCTACAAGGACACGGCGGGTCCTGCGGTGAACCCGATGATCAAGATCACGAACATCGTGGCCTTGCTGCTGCTGGCGATCCTGGCGCACTGA